The following are encoded in a window of Manihot esculenta cultivar AM560-2 chromosome 8, M.esculenta_v8, whole genome shotgun sequence genomic DNA:
- the LOC110621405 gene encoding tropinone reductase 1, which produces MIHRNQREKLMQTVSSIFHGKLNILVNNAGICITKDAVDHTDEDIFSTMSINFESVFHVCQLSYPLLKASGYGSIVNISSNSSAMAIPLLSVYEASKGAVNQITKHLACEWAKDNIRVNAISPGLIRTTLYDIGQEYPKIAGFLNRYVTQTPISRPGEPHEISSMVAFLCFPTASFITGQVIVIDGGFTVNGFCRPNI; this is translated from the exons ATGATTCACCGAAACCAAAGGGAGAAACTCATGCAAACTGTCTCCTCCATCTTTCATGGAAAGCTCAACATTCTT GTGAATAACGCTGGGATATGTATAACCAAAGATGCTGTAGATCATACTGATGAAGATATCTTCAGTACAATGAGTATAAATTTTGAGTCAGTTTTTCATGTGTGTCAACTTTCATATCCTCTCCTTAAGGCATCTGGATATGGAAGCATCGTTAATATTTCCTCCAATTCAAGTGCAATGGCTATCCCTCTTCTTTCTGTTTATGAAGCCtctaaag GTGCAGTAAATCAAATCACAAAGCACTTGGCATGTGAATGGGCTAAGGACAACATTCGCGTTAATGCAATTTCACCTGGGCTAATCAGAACTACTCTTTATGACATCGGACAG GAATATCCTAAAATTGCAGGATTTTTGAACAGATATGTCACTCAAACTCCCATCTCTCGGCCAGGAGAGCCACACGAGATTTCATCAATGGTTGCATTCCTTTGCTTTCCTACTGCTTCATTTATCACCGGTCAAGTTATCGTTATCGACGGAGGATTCACTGTCAATGGCTTCTGCCGCCCAAACATTTAG